Proteins from a genomic interval of Rubinisphaera italica:
- a CDS encoding alkaline phosphatase D family protein — protein sequence MLAVSAASFLPHSLRAAESEVLSGVGPMVGHVSETSAKIWFRPDQPGQYKLLVSTEDGESYERAFQAEASETQDLCITWVVTDLKPETHYQYSIIGKGTKSTEVNTFVTAPNANSKKKICLAFGSCADMASIPLWTQMEERGSEGLVLLGDTPYIDTTDLKTAREKHRQFLTVPELAKLIRHIPTWGTWDDHDFGRNDSDGRLPGKENTRQAFVEYRANDQFGQDSQGIYTKFRYGPTEVFLLDTRWFSRTEPSPVAPDKPTLLGKIQWEWLKESLRSSDAEFKIIACGMIWDDKENTESDDWGTYSHEREALFEFIGDQKISGVVLIGGDIHCSRLLKYKTEAQVGYPIHQFIVSPIHHRTIPKLNVPHPDLIKGAAIPHVWLRLEVDSTREPAQLHAEWVQMDGQPMWDITLDETELRRD from the coding sequence ATGTTGGCGGTATCAGCGGCTTCTTTCTTGCCGCACTCGCTCCGAGCGGCTGAGTCGGAAGTTTTGTCTGGCGTTGGGCCGATGGTTGGGCACGTGTCGGAAACTTCTGCGAAGATTTGGTTTCGGCCGGATCAGCCAGGGCAATACAAGCTGTTGGTTTCAACAGAGGACGGAGAGTCTTACGAGCGAGCTTTTCAAGCAGAGGCGAGTGAAACTCAGGATCTTTGCATCACTTGGGTTGTGACCGATCTGAAACCGGAGACTCACTATCAGTATTCGATCATTGGCAAAGGTACGAAGAGCACTGAAGTCAATACTTTTGTCACTGCTCCGAATGCCAATTCGAAGAAGAAAATCTGTCTGGCATTCGGTTCCTGTGCCGATATGGCTTCCATTCCACTCTGGACTCAAATGGAAGAGCGGGGATCAGAAGGTTTAGTCCTGTTGGGAGATACTCCTTATATCGATACGACCGACCTGAAGACTGCTCGCGAGAAACATCGTCAGTTTCTTACGGTTCCCGAGTTGGCCAAACTGATTCGTCATATTCCTACCTGGGGAACGTGGGACGATCACGACTTCGGTCGTAATGATTCCGATGGACGACTGCCGGGCAAGGAAAACACGCGTCAGGCTTTTGTTGAGTATCGAGCGAATGACCAGTTCGGACAAGACAGCCAGGGTATCTACACAAAATTCCGTTATGGACCAACTGAGGTTTTTCTGTTGGATACTCGCTGGTTTTCCCGCACGGAACCATCGCCCGTTGCACCTGATAAACCAACTCTGCTTGGAAAAATCCAATGGGAATGGCTCAAGGAGTCGTTACGTTCATCGGATGCAGAATTCAAAATTATCGCATGTGGCATGATTTGGGACGACAAAGAAAATACAGAATCAGACGACTGGGGCACGTATTCTCATGAACGAGAGGCTCTATTTGAGTTTATCGGAGATCAGAAAATTTCCGGAGTTGTGCTGATTGGTGGTGACATTCACTGCTCGCGCCTGTTGAAATATAAGACAGAGGCACAAGTCGGATATCCCATTCACCAATTCATTGTTTCGCCCATTCATCATCGGACCATTCCGAAATTGAATGTGCCTCATCCTGATTTGATCAAAGGGGCAGCTATTCCGCATGTCTGGTTGCGACTGGAAGTCGATTCCACCAGAGAGCCTGCTCAGCTCCATGCCGAGTGGGTGCAGATGGATGGACAACCGATGTGGGATATCACGCTGGATGAAACAGAATTGAGGAGAGACTGA
- the phnX gene encoding phosphonoacetaldehyde hydrolase — translation MNSERSQVRLVVFDWAGTTVDFGSRAPATAFRKVFEAHSVMVTDDEARKPMGLNKREHLKSMLSEADIAKRWEEQHGNCWTEADVDQMYADFVPFQLQAIKETTKLVPGLTETVDQLRSQGIVIGGTTGYFREAAEAVATTAEAAGFVPEANVCADDVLQGRPAPWMIYEIMHQARVYPATCVVKVGDTIADIEAGLNAGCWSIGVCDSSSMTGLSHEEYSQLSAEERTTRLQQTAEQFLDAGAHAVIETLSDLPELIASINQQLIQNSQPCVISQTAIEMTSN, via the coding sequence ATGAATTCTGAACGATCCCAAGTCCGCCTCGTTGTTTTCGATTGGGCGGGAACGACTGTCGACTTTGGTTCTCGTGCACCGGCTACTGCTTTTCGAAAAGTGTTTGAAGCTCATAGCGTGATGGTCACTGATGATGAAGCCAGGAAGCCGATGGGGCTGAACAAGCGGGAGCATCTCAAGTCGATGCTGAGTGAAGCTGACATTGCCAAACGCTGGGAAGAGCAACATGGGAACTGCTGGACAGAAGCTGATGTCGATCAGATGTATGCTGATTTCGTGCCGTTCCAACTACAGGCGATCAAAGAAACGACGAAGCTTGTTCCTGGTCTAACGGAAACGGTCGATCAACTGCGTTCACAGGGAATTGTGATTGGTGGTACAACAGGATATTTCCGAGAAGCCGCTGAAGCAGTCGCAACTACTGCCGAAGCAGCAGGATTTGTTCCCGAAGCAAACGTCTGTGCCGACGATGTTTTGCAGGGACGTCCTGCACCGTGGATGATTTATGAAATTATGCATCAGGCCCGCGTTTACCCGGCCACTTGTGTGGTCAAAGTTGGAGACACAATTGCTGATATCGAAGCTGGACTTAATGCCGGTTGTTGGTCGATTGGCGTTTGTGACAGTAGCAGCATGACGGGTTTGTCTCATGAAGAATATTCGCAACTCTCTGCAGAGGAACGAACTACCAGACTGCAACAAACCGCTGAGCAGTTTTTAGATGCGGGAGCACATGCCGTTATTGAAACACTCTCCGATCTTCCTGAGTTGATTGCATCGATCAATCAGCAGTTAATCCAGAATTCACAACCTTGTGTTATTTCTCAAACTGCCATTGAAATGACATCGAATTAA
- a CDS encoding DUF5690 family protein, with translation MSDSTLSSTHADHNRSFWAIWSVIAAFGTYFCMYGFRKPFTAAGYAETELWGIGFKTIAVATQVIGYMLSKFIGIKVIAEMAPQKRAIAILMLIGAAEFSLALFGLCPRPWNAIFLFGNGLSLGMVFGLVLGFLEGRQLTEALVAGLCASFILADGVTKTVGTWLLNSGVTEDWMPFMAGLVFLAPLCIFVGMLTRIPPPNFDDLTDRSERHIMTRKERWDLFRRYSVGLTLLVAVYVLVTVLRSIRADFAPELWRLLGEPAAAETFTNSEILVAMGVLVVNGLAVIIRNNRLAFFVSLGTCCLGFLIISGVLLVHQTGQISAFPFMVMIGFGLYLPYVALHTTVFERLLAMTRERGNLGYLMYLADAFGYLGYVIVMISRNFYPDPDTFLHFFIILCWIAIALSLLCLIGTWYYFTDRRVKPATRIAMQHAD, from the coding sequence ATGAGTGATTCGACACTCTCTTCAACTCATGCCGATCACAATCGTTCCTTCTGGGCAATCTGGTCAGTGATTGCGGCTTTCGGAACTTACTTTTGCATGTATGGTTTTCGCAAACCGTTTACAGCTGCAGGGTATGCCGAGACCGAACTTTGGGGCATCGGCTTTAAGACAATTGCCGTGGCCACTCAGGTCATTGGATATATGCTCTCGAAGTTTATTGGGATTAAAGTGATCGCCGAGATGGCTCCTCAAAAACGAGCGATCGCGATTCTAATGCTGATAGGAGCAGCTGAATTCTCCCTCGCTTTATTCGGACTTTGCCCGCGCCCTTGGAATGCGATCTTTCTATTTGGTAATGGACTGTCGCTGGGGATGGTGTTTGGTTTAGTGCTCGGTTTTCTGGAAGGCCGTCAATTAACCGAAGCCCTCGTGGCGGGGTTATGTGCCAGTTTTATTCTGGCTGATGGTGTGACAAAAACTGTTGGAACCTGGTTGCTGAATTCCGGTGTGACAGAAGACTGGATGCCTTTCATGGCAGGGCTGGTTTTTCTGGCTCCCTTGTGCATTTTCGTCGGTATGCTGACACGAATTCCGCCGCCGAACTTCGATGATTTAACGGATCGTTCGGAACGTCACATCATGACGCGAAAAGAACGCTGGGATCTGTTTCGTCGATACTCCGTCGGTCTGACTTTACTTGTCGCTGTCTATGTTCTGGTCACTGTGCTCCGCAGTATTCGAGCCGATTTTGCTCCCGAGTTGTGGCGACTTCTCGGCGAACCAGCCGCTGCGGAAACCTTTACGAATTCGGAAATTCTTGTCGCAATGGGAGTTCTCGTTGTGAATGGATTAGCCGTTATTATTCGAAACAATCGGCTCGCATTTTTTGTTTCTCTGGGAACCTGTTGCCTGGGTTTTCTGATTATTTCAGGAGTCTTACTGGTTCATCAAACCGGCCAAATTTCTGCGTTTCCATTCATGGTTATGATCGGCTTTGGACTTTACCTGCCGTATGTCGCTTTGCATACAACCGTTTTTGAACGCTTGCTGGCCATGACTCGCGAACGTGGAAATCTCGGCTATCTGATGTACCTGGCCGACGCGTTCGGATATCTCGGCTATGTCATCGTCATGATCAGCAGAAACTTCTATCCGGACCCGGATACGTTTTTGCATTTCTTCATCATCCTATGCTGGATCGCTATCGCACTCTCGCTGCTCTGCCTGATTGGCACCTGGTATTACTTCACCGACCGGCGTGTGAAACCTGCAACTCGCATCGCGATGCAACATGCAGACTGA
- a CDS encoding phosphonoacetaldehyde reductase has product MNQTTTESNDSSLDCFLFEEFIAQPDSKNHSQQVYLFENALRQLDSILKKRSVRRIFLVLDEMAWRSSGADEILDPVFATRQVTRFTKFEPNPKIEDVERGIAEFRRQEHDLIIALGGGTAIDLAKMIGAFSCQQEPARELATGAASLRGLGPALVAIPTTSGTGSEATHFAVVYVDGQKYSVAEPSLLPDIAMIDPFLTWSLPPAITSTTGLDAFCQAMESIWAVGATEESIGYATEAVVLAYKNLPQAIHDSTPESRLAMCRASHLAGKAINIGKTTLPHAISYAITSEYGIPHGAAVAMTLSGALAFNMGVTEKDCLHPRGSTHVKKQLKKILDLLGVADVQSACLAIREFMNRVGSPGTLEEAGIETEEELKHLAACVNLERMSNNPRTASPENLLEILNGEIFRN; this is encoded by the coding sequence ATGAATCAGACAACAACTGAAAGCAACGACTCCAGCCTGGACTGTTTCTTATTTGAAGAGTTCATTGCCCAGCCTGATTCGAAGAATCACTCTCAACAGGTTTACTTGTTTGAAAACGCGTTGAGACAACTGGATTCTATTCTGAAGAAGCGGAGTGTTCGCCGCATATTCCTGGTTCTGGATGAAATGGCTTGGAGGTCGTCTGGGGCAGACGAAATTCTCGATCCTGTTTTCGCAACCCGGCAGGTCACACGCTTCACGAAATTTGAGCCCAATCCGAAAATAGAAGATGTCGAACGCGGGATTGCCGAATTCCGTCGTCAGGAACACGATTTGATAATTGCACTGGGAGGAGGAACCGCGATCGATCTGGCCAAGATGATCGGCGCGTTCTCCTGTCAGCAGGAACCGGCACGGGAACTGGCAACGGGTGCTGCCTCGTTAAGAGGCCTTGGCCCCGCACTCGTTGCCATTCCGACCACTTCCGGCACCGGCAGCGAAGCGACACATTTCGCTGTCGTGTATGTCGATGGTCAGAAATATTCTGTTGCCGAACCGTCTCTACTTCCCGATATCGCTATGATCGATCCTTTCCTCACTTGGTCTCTACCTCCCGCAATTACTTCGACAACGGGACTGGATGCCTTTTGCCAGGCGATGGAATCAATTTGGGCGGTGGGGGCAACTGAGGAATCGATTGGGTATGCCACTGAGGCGGTCGTACTGGCTTACAAAAACTTGCCGCAGGCAATTCACGATTCCACTCCAGAATCTCGACTGGCAATGTGCCGGGCTTCACATCTGGCGGGGAAGGCGATCAATATTGGCAAAACGACACTCCCACATGCCATCTCGTATGCCATCACTTCCGAGTATGGAATTCCCCACGGCGCAGCCGTTGCGATGACTCTGAGCGGAGCATTAGCCTTCAACATGGGCGTGACGGAAAAAGACTGTCTCCATCCTCGCGGCTCCACTCATGTCAAAAAACAATTGAAAAAAATTCTGGATCTGTTGGGAGTTGCGGATGTTCAATCTGCTTGCCTGGCGATCCGGGAATTTATGAATCGCGTCGGCTCTCCTGGCACTCTCGAGGAAGCGGGAATTGAAACGGAAGAGGAACTCAAACATCTAGCCGCTTGTGTGAATCTCGAACGGATGTCGAATAATCCCCGAACCGCCAGTCCGGAAAATCTGCTGGAAATTCTGAATGGCGAGATTTTTCGGAACTAG
- a CDS encoding serine/threonine-protein kinase produces the protein MSIGPAEHTVIGPGEDNSETPAPMSVLSPGEKLDKFEIVRELGRGGMGVIYLARDLTLDRQVAIKVLSPQFSRDKSSLGRFLTEARSAGQLNHPNVVSVYEVVQRPEFGTYIVMEYLPNGSVAERLQNRVPSDTKWATAVVLDAAKGLAAAHEIGLTHRDIKPANLLVADHEVVKVGDFGLARAQRVEDARLTQNGQILGTPYFMSPEQCVGKEVDARSDLYSLGATYFTLLAGVSPFEESGSTMEIIVAHVNRPAPNLASLHPKIPGVCSRIVERALSKNPDDRYQTAEEMIADLEVILPILEEGTASVTFSYRGGKTNKLDSLVLPSERKDPPSSGSRSSILSRMTRRTSKNSDSQISRDSASRHSAIQLHSSPSSASKSIAEKNSSSDAIASHELQKSGSPLNRVVESPDHDRVREDVFTVEAGNVILAWPTGMTSQEVDGIERWFELMIEKLRHNSKPQ, from the coding sequence ATGTCGATTGGCCCCGCTGAACATACTGTAATCGGACCTGGAGAAGACAACTCTGAAACTCCGGCTCCGATGTCTGTCCTTTCACCCGGCGAGAAGCTCGACAAATTTGAAATCGTCCGAGAACTCGGACGCGGAGGCATGGGGGTCATTTATCTGGCTAGAGATTTGACTCTCGACCGACAAGTCGCGATTAAGGTGCTCTCGCCACAATTTTCGCGTGATAAATCTTCGCTGGGACGATTCCTGACCGAAGCTCGATCAGCCGGACAGTTGAATCATCCGAATGTTGTCAGTGTGTATGAGGTTGTTCAGCGTCCTGAGTTCGGGACGTATATTGTGATGGAATATTTGCCGAACGGCTCTGTGGCAGAACGGCTGCAAAACCGGGTTCCCAGTGATACAAAATGGGCGACTGCGGTCGTTCTGGATGCAGCGAAAGGGCTGGCAGCTGCTCATGAAATTGGGCTGACGCATCGGGATATCAAACCTGCCAATCTGCTCGTTGCCGATCATGAAGTGGTTAAAGTGGGAGACTTTGGACTTGCCAGAGCCCAGCGAGTTGAGGATGCACGCTTAACTCAAAATGGTCAGATCCTGGGCACTCCTTATTTTATGAGTCCCGAGCAATGTGTTGGCAAGGAAGTGGATGCCAGGAGCGATCTCTACTCCCTTGGTGCCACTTATTTCACACTGCTTGCAGGCGTCAGTCCATTCGAGGAATCGGGATCGACGATGGAAATAATTGTCGCCCATGTGAATCGTCCTGCTCCGAATTTAGCGTCGCTTCATCCAAAAATTCCAGGCGTCTGTTCACGAATTGTAGAGCGGGCTCTTTCGAAAAATCCTGATGATCGTTACCAGACCGCTGAGGAAATGATTGCGGATCTTGAAGTGATTCTACCCATACTGGAAGAAGGCACCGCGAGTGTGACTTTCAGTTATCGCGGCGGAAAGACAAATAAGCTGGACTCACTTGTTCTGCCCAGCGAGAGAAAAGATCCCCCTTCGAGCGGCTCAAGGTCATCGATTCTTTCACGGATGACAAGACGAACCTCTAAGAATTCTGACTCGCAGATTTCTCGAGATTCTGCATCTCGTCACTCAGCAATTCAACTTCATTCCTCGCCCTCTTCAGCTTCAAAAAGTATTGCAGAAAAGAACTCGTCTTCCGATGCAATTGCTAGTCATGAATTGCAAAAATCAGGCTCTCCACTAAACCGAGTCGTTGAATCGCCTGATCACGATCGCGTTCGGGAAGATGTCTTTACCGTTGAAGCTGGCAATGTGATTCTCGCCTGGCCAACTGGGATGACTTCTCAGGAAGTCGATGGAATAGAGCGATGGTTCGAATTAATGATCGAAAAGTTACGGCACAATTCCAAACCTCAATAG
- a CDS encoding MalY/PatB family protein, with product MSETDFDFNKLPERRGTGSVKWERYPDYIPYWVADMDFASPDCVVEAMQHRVEHGVFGYAHPHKGLIEAVLDYLSRVDGVKISEKSLVHLPGMVPALSQACRAFCQPGDKVMINSPVYYPFFKVAADAGASVIDVPHIRDEVTWRFDWDAMENAVTSRTKVLILCNPQNPLGRVFSKEEILKLAEFCQRHQLVLVADEIHCDLILEPDQVHFSALKLPEELRKRLITLKAPSKTYNIAGLGYSFAVIEDDQLRSDFNRARGCTMPEINVLAMVAAEAAYRDGEPWRRDLIEYLRENRDVLASFIRQEMPILKIHEHAATYLYWIDCSELNLSNPCQFFAKEAGVFLTDGEPFGSRQHVRFNFGCPRDHMLAGLQKMKGAIDQKLASSSGLQST from the coding sequence ATGTCCGAAACCGACTTCGATTTTAATAAACTCCCTGAGCGACGTGGCACCGGCTCCGTCAAATGGGAACGTTATCCTGACTATATTCCATACTGGGTAGCGGATATGGACTTCGCCTCACCGGATTGTGTCGTTGAGGCGATGCAGCACAGAGTTGAGCATGGTGTGTTTGGCTATGCTCATCCGCACAAAGGCTTAATAGAAGCGGTATTGGATTATTTGTCTCGTGTGGATGGAGTGAAGATTAGTGAGAAATCTTTGGTCCATTTGCCTGGTATGGTTCCGGCTTTATCGCAGGCTTGCAGAGCGTTTTGTCAACCTGGCGATAAGGTCATGATCAATTCGCCGGTGTACTATCCATTCTTCAAAGTGGCAGCTGATGCCGGTGCGAGTGTGATCGATGTTCCACACATCCGCGATGAAGTGACCTGGCGATTCGACTGGGACGCCATGGAGAATGCAGTCACTTCGCGAACGAAAGTGCTCATCCTCTGCAATCCTCAAAATCCACTCGGGCGAGTTTTTAGCAAGGAAGAAATTCTCAAGCTTGCGGAGTTCTGTCAGCGTCATCAACTGGTTCTCGTCGCAGATGAAATTCATTGCGATCTCATCCTTGAGCCGGATCAGGTCCACTTCAGTGCCCTCAAGTTGCCAGAAGAGTTGCGGAAGAGACTTATCACGCTGAAAGCACCTAGTAAAACATATAACATTGCCGGGTTGGGATACTCTTTTGCCGTAATCGAGGATGATCAACTTCGTAGCGATTTCAACCGGGCACGTGGTTGTACAATGCCCGAGATCAATGTGCTGGCAATGGTAGCTGCCGAGGCTGCCTATCGAGACGGAGAACCATGGCGCCGGGATCTTATTGAATATCTACGAGAGAATCGTGACGTTCTGGCAAGTTTCATTCGTCAGGAAATGCCAATCTTGAAAATTCATGAGCACGCAGCCACATATCTTTACTGGATTGACTGCTCAGAACTAAACCTCTCCAACCCTTGTCAATTTTTTGCTAAAGAAGCCGGTGTGTTTCTGACTGATGGGGAACCTTTTGGCAGCCGGCAGCACGTTCGATTTAATTTTGGCTGCCCTCGCGACCACATGCTCGCAGGGCTTCAGAAAATGAAGGGTGCGATTGACCAAAAACTCGCCAGTTCAAGTGGACTCCAGTCAACTTAA
- a CDS encoding sulfatase family protein translates to MANRPNILWYCTDQQRFDTIGALGNPYVQTPTLDKLVEAGVSFTHTYCQSPICTPSRSSFMTGLYPSRLHNTRNGNESFPGFPPVISKLIAESGYDCGMIGKFHLQSSGYRTEPRLDDGFSYWRFSHAPRDDWKEGHHYAEWVRSLGGNLNELRNRPERVPPEFHQTTWASECAIEFLKNKRDENTPWFLNISIYDPHPPFIPPKEYADRFDPSAMPGPYFQESDLAQQKRLSALDFQDEIRTPEEHDARQKQADYYAMIAQIDDQFARILQYLDETGQRENTVIIFTSDHGESLGDHGLMYKGCRFYEGLVRVPLIFQWAGHYEENIQSDALVELLDLTATLLDISGIEQPEYMQGKSLIPIVTGQSDAQHHRDFVRSEYFDALDPHFTGGTGTFGTMYRNRRYKLCVYHDKDLGELYDLQTDPWEFCDLWNSTEHEQIKHQLIYESFNAHVTLTTDMGSTRIAPM, encoded by the coding sequence ATGGCAAACCGACCGAATATCCTCTGGTACTGCACCGATCAGCAACGCTTCGATACGATTGGCGCACTGGGAAATCCTTATGTGCAGACACCAACGCTCGACAAACTGGTTGAAGCCGGTGTGAGCTTTACACACACATATTGTCAAAGCCCCATTTGCACTCCCTCTCGATCCAGTTTCATGACGGGACTCTATCCCTCTCGCCTGCACAATACCCGCAATGGTAATGAGAGCTTTCCTGGCTTTCCTCCGGTGATCAGCAAATTAATCGCAGAGTCTGGGTACGACTGTGGAATGATCGGTAAGTTCCATTTACAAAGTTCCGGCTATCGCACCGAACCGCGACTGGATGATGGCTTCTCTTACTGGCGGTTCAGCCATGCACCGCGAGATGACTGGAAAGAAGGACATCATTATGCAGAGTGGGTCCGTTCTTTGGGAGGAAATCTCAATGAGTTAAGAAATCGCCCGGAGCGTGTTCCCCCCGAATTTCATCAAACCACATGGGCCAGTGAATGTGCCATCGAATTCCTGAAAAATAAACGGGACGAGAATACTCCCTGGTTTCTGAATATCAGCATCTATGATCCTCACCCCCCGTTCATTCCTCCCAAGGAGTACGCAGACCGCTTCGATCCTTCCGCAATGCCCGGTCCATACTTTCAAGAGAGCGATCTTGCTCAGCAGAAACGATTATCAGCCCTCGACTTTCAGGATGAAATCCGCACTCCCGAAGAGCACGATGCCAGGCAAAAGCAAGCGGATTATTATGCGATGATCGCACAGATTGATGACCAGTTTGCCCGCATCCTGCAATATCTCGATGAGACAGGTCAGAGAGAGAATACTGTGATTATTTTTACGAGCGACCACGGAGAATCGCTCGGGGATCATGGTTTGATGTACAAGGGATGTCGTTTCTATGAAGGATTGGTCAGAGTGCCATTGATCTTTCAATGGGCCGGTCATTATGAGGAAAACATCCAGAGTGATGCCCTCGTCGAACTCCTCGATCTCACAGCAACCCTGCTCGATATTTCAGGCATTGAACAACCTGAATACATGCAAGGCAAGTCTTTAATCCCAATAGTCACCGGGCAGTCAGATGCGCAGCATCATCGGGATTTCGTACGCTCTGAATACTTCGATGCTCTCGACCCCCATTTCACTGGTGGAACCGGCACCTTCGGAACCATGTACCGCAACAGGCGTTACAAACTTTGTGTCTATCACGACAAAGATCTGGGAGAACTGTATGACTTACAGACGGACCCCTGGGAATTCTGCGACCTCTGGAATTCAACAGAACACGAACAGATCAAACATCAATTGATCTACGAGAGTTTCAATGCTCACGTCACACTCACAACCGACATGGGATCGACTCGAATCGCTCCGATGTAG